The nucleotide window TATCTGGAGCCAATGTCCTAGTAAAAGGGACTAATGTTGCCACAGAAACAGATTTAGATGGTAATTTCTCGATTAATGTACCTGATAAATCATCCAAGTTGGTTATTTCTTATATAGGTATGGAATCACAAGAAGTTGCCATTGGGAATAGTCCGCTTAAAATTGTTTTAAAAGATCAAGGACAAAAATTAGATGACGTGGTTGTTATTGGATATGGTACGCAAAAAAAAATATCCCAAACTGGAGCCATTACAAAAATAAAAACCCAAGAATTAAACAATATTCCAGCTTCAAACCTTTCTACTTTGTTAGCTAACAGAGCTTCTGGAGTTTTCGTTCAGACAGCTTCTGGAATACCTGGTCGAGCATCTATTGTCAAAATTAGGGCCTCTTCCTCATGGAATGGTGGAACTCCTTTATTTGTAATAGATGGTGTAATCCGGGATCAAGCAAGTTTTGATCTCTTGGACCCTAGTCAAATTGAAGATATCACTATTTTAAAAGATGCAGCATCAGCTGCTATATATGGATCACGTTCTGCAGATGGTGTTTTATTGGTCAGAACAAAAGTTGGTAAAATAGGTAAACCAGTTGTCCAATTCAATTCTGCTTTTGGTGTATATAGTCATCCAGAGATTGACGATTTATATATGGATCCAAATTATGGAATGGATGTTATGAATGCTATAAAACCAGGCTCAGTGAATGATTATGATAGAGCTTGGGTTAACAAGAATAATCCCGATGGGAGGTTGTGGTATAACGAAGCTTATGAGAATCCAACAAATCAAAAAATTGGTTTGAATATTTCAGGAGGTAATGAATATATTACCTACTTCTTTGGAGGATCATATTATAATGAAAATGGATTTTTGCCACAAGTAGGTTATAAAAAATATAATTTGAGATCAAATGTTCAAGTCAAAATAGCTAAAGATCTGACGGCGGGAATAAATATAAATGGGAGTAATGGACTTAATCATAGATTTGGCTTAGCTCTTTCTAATTCGAATGCGGATCCTCTTGATGTTGGACAGTATTATGGAATATTGAGATATATGGGAGGCGGATTTACTCCCCCTTATATTGACGGCAAACCTGTTTCCCCAGGTTGGTTGGGAGGTAATGCTATTGATGTTATGAGAAATGGGGGATATTGGAAAAAAGAAGATCAGAAGAATGATGTGCTTCTTTCACTAGAGTATAAACCTTCTTTCATCAAAGGATTGTCATTGAAGGGGTCTTACAGTTCTAATACAGATAATACTTTTATTAAAACTTTTGAGAAAAAACTTATAAATTATCATTTTAAGCCAGATCCATTGAGTGCTACAGGTTCTGTTTTAACAAATGAATTAGTGAGTAGCGAACCGGGAGGATCCCCATCGCAGCCCTATATTGGAAATGAAAATGGGAAACTTAAATCGTATCAGATAAATGGAATAATAACTTATGATACTCGTTTTAAGGATCATCATTTCAATATTGTTGGAGTTTTTGAAAAGTATGGGTCTAATTATACGTTCTCAAAATTATATAAATACGATTTTCCATATTATACTTCTGATCAGTTTTTATTTGCCAGTCCAGCCTCTACCAATACACAAGGTTCTGGTTTTGAAACTGAAGAAGCCCGTTTATCGTATGTGGGTAGGCTTAATTACGATTATGCAGATAAGTATTTGTTATCATCATCAGTTCGTGTAGATGGATCAATGAAGTTCGCACCAAACAAAAGATGGGGTACGTTTCCTTCTACTTCTCTAGGGTGGGTAGTTTCCAAAGAGAATTTCTTTGCAGAATCAAAAATAGGATCTGTTATAGATTTTATGAAACTTCGTTTTTCTTACGGAGCTACAGGAAATGATTCCGTTGGTGGATGGCAGTGGAAAGATTTATATAATGCTGCCACTTATCCTTCAGGTAATCCTGTGACTAGTAATACTTTTTATGTTGGGAACCCTGGGTCGCAATCATCCATATTGCAATATGGAGGTATTGCTAACCCTAATCTTACTTGGGAAACATCTGAAGCGTATAATATTGGTCTTGATTTGACATTCTTCAAGAATTGGAATTTTACTGTAGAGGCATGGAAAAAACATTCATATAATATTTTAGGTGAGCGTATCCTTGCGCTACCAGTTGAATTTGGAACAAATTATCCGGCTGAAAATTATGGAATTGTTGATGCACATGGAATTGAATTTGAATTAGGCTATGTAAATGGTACAATTGGTAAAGATTTTACGTATAATGTACATGCAAATTTTGGTTTGGCAGAGACTAATGTGGTGAAAAAAGATTATGCAGCAAATTCATTGCCAGCTCAAAATCCAAACGGAAAACCATTAAATTACTTGGTAGGATATCAAGATACGGGTATTATCCGTACACAAGAGGACTTGAATAAATTACCAGCTGGTTATAAAATATTTGGGGCTACTCCAGAATTGGGGATGATGAATTTTCAGGATGTAAGTGGTTTAGATGGTAAACCTGATGGCGTTATTGATTCATATGATCAAGTGGTAATCGCCAAACATGCTTCAACTGGGCAAATGGGAGTAGGTAATAATGCGCCTATGTCCTATGGATTGTCAATGAATTTTAAATACCAAAGATTTTCATTGGATGTATTGTTAGGAGGATTAGCCGGTTATAAAATAAGTTATAACGATCCTTTTGGTAGAAATGCAGGAGGAATGATGCTTCCAGCCTATTTAGGTAATGCATGGTCAGATACCAACCCAAATGGGACAGCACCTAAGCTTTTCAAAAATGGGGATCAACGT belongs to Flavobacterium gilvum and includes:
- a CDS encoding SusC/RagA family TonB-linked outer membrane protein, with the protein product MKLSLLFFVTASFVIQANESYSQKTKISLNRENTTVKEIIDEIETTTEFKFLFNTKAVDLNRRVSVKVQKVSVNVILDLLFKGSDTSYEIDDRKILLTKTKKNKTEIVSLPNPVDLPPIVVKGTVLDSKGLPVSGANVLVKGTNVATETDLDGNFSINVPDKSSKLVISYIGMESQEVAIGNSPLKIVLKDQGQKLDDVVVIGYGTQKKISQTGAITKIKTQELNNIPASNLSTLLANRASGVFVQTASGIPGRASIVKIRASSSWNGGTPLFVIDGVIRDQASFDLLDPSQIEDITILKDAASAAIYGSRSADGVLLVRTKVGKIGKPVVQFNSAFGVYSHPEIDDLYMDPNYGMDVMNAIKPGSVNDYDRAWVNKNNPDGRLWYNEAYENPTNQKIGLNISGGNEYITYFFGGSYYNENGFLPQVGYKKYNLRSNVQVKIAKDLTAGININGSNGLNHRFGLALSNSNADPLDVGQYYGILRYMGGGFTPPYIDGKPVSPGWLGGNAIDVMRNGGYWKKEDQKNDVLLSLEYKPSFIKGLSLKGSYSSNTDNTFIKTFEKKLINYHFKPDPLSATGSVLTNELVSSEPGGSPSQPYIGNENGKLKSYQINGIITYDTRFKDHHFNIVGVFEKYGSNYTFSKLYKYDFPYYTSDQFLFASPASTNTQGSGFETEEARLSYVGRLNYDYADKYLLSSSVRVDGSMKFAPNKRWGTFPSTSLGWVVSKENFFAESKIGSVIDFMKLRFSYGATGNDSVGGWQWKDLYNAATYPSGNPVTSNTFYVGNPGSQSSILQYGGIANPNLTWETSEAYNIGLDLTFFKNWNFTVEAWKKHSYNILGERILALPVEFGTNYPAENYGIVDAHGIEFELGYVNGTIGKDFTYNVHANFGLAETNVVKKDYAANSLPAQNPNGKPLNYLVGYQDTGIIRTQEDLNKLPAGYKIFGATPELGMMNFQDVSGLDGKPDGVIDSYDQVVIAKHASTGQMGVGNNAPMSYGLSMNFKYQRFSLDVLLGGLAGYKISYNDPFGRNAGGMMLPAYLGNAWSDTNPNGTAPKLFKNGDQRANGYVVTSTYNLYDGSFLRLKNINLSYDLPTGIVNKVGIGSAQIFAGASNLFCWTKFKFYDPEAYGFGTYPANTSVILGLNIQF